Below is a window of Pseudarthrobacter equi DNA.
TGCTGGCATCAGGGGCGATGCCTTGCAGCCAGCGCTGGAACGCCTTGGCGGGAAGGGTCATGAAGTGCTCTCTGCAGGACGGATGGTGAGTCGATTTTACCGTGCCGCGGGACCGCCGATTTTACCCGGGGAGGTGTTTCGACTATGCTTGATGGTCGAGCCCGTTGGTCCGTACACCCCCCAAGTCCGGACCAGCGGGTTCTTTCATGCCCGCGGCCCGGAGCGCCTTTCCCGCGACTGTCCGTACGGCATCGCCGGGCCTGTTCCGGCATGGGACCGGCTGCGCATGCACCCGGGCGAAAGGACGCATCAATGACTGCAACCCTTGTTGCCAAAGACCTCTCCGGCGGCCACGGCCACCGCACGCTTTTCGAAAATCTTTCCTTCACGGTGGCGCCGGGAGACGTGGTGGGCGTAGTGGGCGCCAACGGTGCCGGGAAATCAACGCTGCTGCGTCTCCTCGCCGGCGTCGACCAGCCCCAGGGCGGCTCCGTCAGCCTGGCCCCCGCCGACGCCTTCGTGGGGTGGTTGCCGCAGGAACACGAGCGAGTGTCCGGCGAAACCGTGGCAGCGTACATCGGTCGCCGCACCGGCTGCACCCAGGCCACCGCCGAAATGGAATCCGCCGCAGAAGCCCTAGGCGCCGGAGCTCCCGGAGCGGACGACGCCTACGCCCGCGCCTTCGACCGGTGGATGGCATCGGGCGCCGCAGACCTGGACGAACGCATCCCGCCTGTCCTCGCCGACCTTGGCCTGGCAACGGGCGCCGATGCCCTGATGACCGGGCTGTCCGGTGGCCAGGCCGCCAGGGTCGCCCTGGCCGCGCTGCTGCTGAGCCGGTTCGACGTTGTGCTGCTGGACGAGCCCACCAATGACCTGGACCTTGCCGGGCTGGCCAAACTGGAAGACTTCGTCACCAACCTGCGCGGCGGCGTGGTGCTGGTCAGCCATGACCGCGAGTTCCTGGCCCGCTGCGTCACCACCATCGTGGAACTGGACCTGGCCCAGAACGCCGTGGCGGTCTACGACGGCGGGTACGACGCCTTCCTCGAAGAGCGCGCGGTGGCACGCCGGCACGCCCGCGAGAAATACGACGAATTCGCGGCCACGAAGGCGGACCTGGTGTCCCGTGCCCGGACCCAGCGTGAGTGGAGCTCCCAGGGCGTGCGGAACGCCATGAAGAAGAGCCCGGACAACGACAAGATCCGGCGCGCGGCCAGCACTGAGTCCTCCGAAAAGCAGGCCCAGAAGATCCGCCAGATGGAGTCCCGCATTGCCAGGCTGGACGTGGTGGAGGAGCCCCGGAAGGAGTGGCAGCTCCAATTCAGCATCGGCCAGGCTCCCCGCTCCAGCGCCGTCGTGGCCACCCTGCGCAACGCCGTGGCACGCCAGGGCAGCTTCACGCTGGGACCGGTCAGCCTCCAACTCAACGGCGGCGAGCGCATCGGGATCACCGGGCCCAACGGCGCCGGAAAGTCCACCCTCCTGCGCCTCCTTTTGGGAACGCAGGCACCGGACGACGGCGACGCCTCCATGGGTGCCACGGTGGCCATCGGAGAGATTGACCAGGCCCGCGGGCTGCTGGACGGCGGCTCGCCGCTGGGCGACGCAGTCGAAGCGGTGCTGCCGGACTGGAACAGCGCAGACGTCCGGACGCTCCTGGCAAAGTTCGGCCTCAAGGCGGACCACACCTCACGGACCGTGGATTCCCTGTCCCCGGGGGAGCGGACCCGGGCTTCCCTGGCACTGCTCCAGGCGCGCGGCGTGAACCTGCTGGTGTTGGACGAACCGACCAACCACCTCGACCTGCCGGCCATAGAGCAGCTGGAAGAGGCCCTTGAAAGCTACGACGGAGCCCTGCTGCTGGTCACCCACGACCGTCGGCTGCTGGAAAACGTTCGCCTCGACTACCGGTGGCACCTCGAAGACGGCACGGTCCGGCAACTCCACCACACTGCTAGCCAGGAGAAATAACCATGAGCATGGACCGCGTGGCCTGGAGCTCGCTGTACAACATCAGCACCGCGAAGAGCGGCTCCAAGCCGTTCTCCAAGGAAACCCTGAAACGGGTGCTGGCCTTCGCCGCCCCGCACAAGGGCAAGCTCATCGCCTTCGTGCTCTCATCCATTGCGGCGGCCTTCCTGGCCGTGGCCACCCCGGTGCTCGCCGGCCAGGTGGTTGACGCCATCATTGCCAAGGCAGCCACCGAAACCGTGATCTGGCTTGCCATGCTGATCGCCATCGTGGCTGTGGGAGAGGCCGGCGTGGGGCTGCTGACCCGCTGGTTGTCGTCGATCATCGGCGAAGGCGTCATCGTGGACCTGCGCACCCGGGTGTTCGACCACGTGCAGCGCATGCCCATCGCCTTCTTCACGCGTACCCGGACGGGAGCGCTGGTCAGCCGGCTCAACAATGACGTCATCGGGGCGCAGTCCGCCTTCGCCGGGACCCTCTCCGGCGTGGTGAGCAACTCCGTGGCCCTGGTCCTGACGCTGGCCGTCATGCTCAATACATCGTGGCTGGTGACAGTGCTCGCCATGGTGCTGCTGCCGATCTTCCTGATCCCGGCCCGGCGCATGGGCTCCAAGCTGGCAGACCTGCGCCGCGAAGCCGCCGCCCACAACGCCGCCATGGGCACCCAGATGACGGAGCGGTTCTCCGCGCCGGGTGCCACCCTGGTCAAGCTGTTCGGCCGCCCGGATGAGGAATCCCGCGAGTTCGCTGCCCGCGCAGGCAGGGTCCGCGACATCGGCGTCCGCATGGCGATGCTGCAGTTCACCTTCGTCACGGCCCTGACGCTGGTCTCAGCGCTTGCCTTGGCGCTGGTCTACGGCCTGGGCGGCTGGCTCGCCCTGGGCGGCCAGTTGGCCCCCGGCGACGTGGTGGTCCTGGCGCTGCTTCTGACCCGGCTTTACGCGCCGCTCACGGCGCTGTCCAACGCCCGGGTGGAAGTCATGAGCGCACTGGTCAGCTTTGAACGGGTGTTCGAAATCCTGGACCTGAAGCCGCTCATCCAGCAGAAGCCGGACGCCCGCCCGGTTCCGGCCGGGCCGGTGTCCGTTGAGTTCGACGACGTCCGGTTCGCCTACCCGTCGGCGGACAAAGTCTCCCTGGCCTCGCTCGAGGAAGTCTCCACCCTGGACACCCGCGGCGGCGAGGAAGTGCTGCACGGTGTCAGCTTCCGGGTTGAGCCGGGCCAGACGGTGGCTCTGGTGGGTTCATCCGGCGCCGGCAAGTCCACCATCGCCCAGCTGCTGTCGCGGCTGTACGACGTCGACTC
It encodes the following:
- a CDS encoding ABC-F family ATP-binding cassette domain-containing protein; amino-acid sequence: MTATLVAKDLSGGHGHRTLFENLSFTVAPGDVVGVVGANGAGKSTLLRLLAGVDQPQGGSVSLAPADAFVGWLPQEHERVSGETVAAYIGRRTGCTQATAEMESAAEALGAGAPGADDAYARAFDRWMASGAADLDERIPPVLADLGLATGADALMTGLSGGQAARVALAALLLSRFDVVLLDEPTNDLDLAGLAKLEDFVTNLRGGVVLVSHDREFLARCVTTIVELDLAQNAVAVYDGGYDAFLEERAVARRHAREKYDEFAATKADLVSRARTQREWSSQGVRNAMKKSPDNDKIRRAASTESSEKQAQKIRQMESRIARLDVVEEPRKEWQLQFSIGQAPRSSAVVATLRNAVARQGSFTLGPVSLQLNGGERIGITGPNGAGKSTLLRLLLGTQAPDDGDASMGATVAIGEIDQARGLLDGGSPLGDAVEAVLPDWNSADVRTLLAKFGLKADHTSRTVDSLSPGERTRASLALLQARGVNLLVLDEPTNHLDLPAIEQLEEALESYDGALLLVTHDRRLLENVRLDYRWHLEDGTVRQLHHTASQEK
- a CDS encoding ABC transporter ATP-binding protein, which translates into the protein MSMDRVAWSSLYNISTAKSGSKPFSKETLKRVLAFAAPHKGKLIAFVLSSIAAAFLAVATPVLAGQVVDAIIAKAATETVIWLAMLIAIVAVGEAGVGLLTRWLSSIIGEGVIVDLRTRVFDHVQRMPIAFFTRTRTGALVSRLNNDVIGAQSAFAGTLSGVVSNSVALVLTLAVMLNTSWLVTVLAMVLLPIFLIPARRMGSKLADLRREAAAHNAAMGTQMTERFSAPGATLVKLFGRPDEESREFAARAGRVRDIGVRMAMLQFTFVTALTLVSALALALVYGLGGWLALGGQLAPGDVVVLALLLTRLYAPLTALSNARVEVMSALVSFERVFEILDLKPLIQQKPDARPVPAGPVSVEFDDVRFAYPSADKVSLASLEEVSTLDTRGGEEVLHGVSFRVEPGQTVALVGSSGAGKSTIAQLLSRLYDVDSGAVRLGGNTPGTGMDVRDATFDSLRDTMGMVTQDGHLFHETIASNLRLARPDATDDDMWDVLRQARLETMIRSLPDGLETVVGERGYRLSGGERQRLTIARLLIAQPRVVILDEATAALDSTNEAAVQAALGAALEGRTAVVIAHRLSTVRAADAILVVEGGHIVERGTHTELLAAEGRYAELYRTQFAEATAVAAEAVPEA